The segment TCATTACAGCACTCAAGTATTGTTTCTAGTTGCAGCTCCCAATTACCTATACAACACCCATTATGAGCATTAAAAAGGCTCATGCAAAAACAAAGCTGTGGCACAGCAATCTCTGACGTTCTTGATGCGTATATACACACCTCTGACGTTCTTGATGCGTTTGTCACATTCAGCAATCTCGTCTTCTATATCCCTCTGCTGAAGTGTCTGGATCCAAAGAAGAAAAGAGCAACTATTAGGCACTAAATAAGAATGTGTGCTATAGCcaatacagtttttttttactgtATTGTGAATCTTTTGATCAAATTCTGCAGTTATATTACCAGCTTATCTCGTTTGCAGTGAAGAACTTTCAATGCAGTTTCAGATAGAGATGTTGCTCTAGAAAGAAGAGTGCTTTGTAGCTCCTCAAGGTTAAGGTCATGAGCAGAAACAGGAGatgcattattattattaagctTAAGAATGCTCTTAAGTTTGTCAGTAACAGCTTTTTTCCTCTGgttatctctttctctttgaTAATTTGAACCAGATCCAACCTGCACTTACAAAAAGGTGATGAAGATTACTCGAAGATGGAACTGAGAATGTCCAATTAAATATAGTGTAGGTTTCAGACTTCACCTCCCCACCACCTCTCTCTCCATTAGAGTAGCTCCCTTTACAAGGGCTCATATCATTATCTGCATCATTAGCCTTCAACGCAACTACCGTCTCAACCTCGGGTTCCACTGCAGGAACTGTTCTTCCTCTCAAGTTACGAGAATAGAACCTCGGAGCAACTTTTTTTCTAGCTTTAGGACTGCTACGTTGAGCTGCATCTTTTCTGGCCTGCAATTTAGATGCCAATGTTATTTCTGCAGAGCCATTTTTCCTCAACACAATTATCAAATACCAATACATACATTAGTATCATTACTCCTTTTAGCATTATCTCCTCTTCCAGGAGTGTCAAAATTATCAGGCTCATTTGCCTTTCCATTGCTTTCAATCTCATCACAAACAGCTTCTGCTTCTTTATCTATCACAAACTCAGTGTCTTCTCCCCTaggcacaaaaaaaaaaaaagaatacagaAACAGTTAATATTGCTGCTCCTTAAAGACACACTCAGAACTGATGCAAAGAATAACAACTTGTAAGGACAAAAGGGTTGCAGATATACCTGGAAAACCAGTCTGTTATTAGACTGGCATATGGAAGAACGTGAAAGTATTCCACTACGAAACTCGTAGACCATTCAGAGACAGAGAAGCCCTTCTCAAATAAAGGACCTTGCATGCTATTCATACAGTGAAGAGCAAAACAAGCTGATTAGTAAGACATTCAACTAATGAGTTAAAGCGAGTTCAAGAGAGACCATCTTGCCAAACTTAATGAGTTTAAAGATGACATATATGTTGCAGCTAGAGCCTTTCCTTACAATGCCAAAAAATCTACTTACCATTTAAGTGCTTCTTCCACAGGGAACTCTCCGGAAAAATTGTCTTGTGAAGTGCACTTCATTATGTAAAACTTGGCCGTTGTCTTCTCTTCACTCAAGGAGTGCACTAAATGCCTCTCCAAGATCACAACATCTTTGTGATTAATACCTGAAAAAGATTCAAAACTGTTAAGTGACTTCCAGCAATAATGCAACTACCAAGCGATTAACCTCTCTTAACTAACCTGTGGCCTCCTTAATAGCTGCAAATGCAACTTTTTGAAAGATAGCCTCTTCATTCTGGCCTTGAGCAGCAACAGTTTTCTCCAGTAGTGACCACACACCTTGTGTGATGGAACTGTGTTGGAGATAACAGCAAGTCTTCTTTGAGTCAACTAACAAGATTGCAACTTTCTTTATGGGCCACTTCTTCAAGCTGGAAAAATCTGAACACATATCCAAGCTCATGGACAAGCTGCATGCGTCCACAATAACCTTCTCCAGCAAGACAGTTTGTTGTTCCAAAACTCCATCTTCTCCAGATTCCTTAAAATGGGGCAAGAGAGCAGGCCTCATACCCGTAGTCAAGCTACGGAAGGACTCTAAAGACAAGCATTCCAGATGAGGATGCTCTCTTCGGTGGTAATAATTGTACAGCAGCACAACAGCATGAACCTGAATCAACAccatttgcaaaaaaaaacataaatcaagAACTCTAAAAGACACAACACTGTTGACTTTAGAACTCACCTGTTTAGCCACAGATTCACGGACATCCTTGGAAGGAACACTAGTTGGAGAAGGTTTGAGTGGAAGCAAAGGGTCGACTAAGTTCTCTAACAAAGCTCTAATGGCGTCCTCCGTGGAACAAATATCAGACTCATCTGCCTTTCCATTGCTTTCGATCTCATCACATACATCTTCTACTTCTTTCTCTATCACAAATTCAGCGTCTTCTCGCCTAGAGAAACAGAATCAAGAGAGATGCAAAACAAACTCAGAACTGATGCAAAGAATAACAATTTGTAAAGACAAAAGGGTGCACATATACCTGGAAAACCAGTCTGTTATAAGACTGGCATATGGAAGAACATGAAAGTATTCAACTATGGAATTGGTAGACCATTCAGAGAAGCTCTTCTCAAACAAAGGACCTTGCATGCTATACATGCAGAGAAGAGCAAAAGAAGCTGAttaggaaaataataaatataatattatccaTTCATGAAGTAAAGCGAGTTCAAGAGACCATCTTGCCAAAGCTTATGAGTCATTACCAATTAAGTGATTCTTCAACAGGGAACTCTCCAGGAAACTTGTCTTGTGAAGTGCACTTCATTATGTAAAACTTGACCGTTGTCTTCTCTTCACTCAAAGAGTGTACCAAATGCCTCTCCAAGATCACAATGTCTTTGTGATTAATAcctgaaaaaaattcaaaactgtTAAAAGAAACTTCCAGCAAGAATGCAACTACAGAGTAACCATATATGATTGATCTTCCTTACTAACCTGTGGCCTCCTTAATAGCTTCAAATGCAACTTTTTGGAAGATAGCCTCTTCAGTCtgagcagcagcagcagtttTCTCAAGTAGTGACCACACACCTTGTGTGACGGAACTGTGTTGAAGATAACAACAAGTCTTGTTGGAATCAACTAACAAGACTGCAACTTTCCTTATGGGCCACTTGTTCAAGCTGGAAAAATCCGAAGACGCACCACCCAAGCTCACGGATAAGCTACATGCATCCACAATAGCCTTCTCTAGCAATGCTTCTCCAGATTCCTTGAAATGGGGCAGCAGAGCAGGCCTCATAACAGTAGTCAAGCTACGGAAAGACTCAAAAGGCAAGCATTCGAGATGAGGATGCTCTCTTCTGTGGTAATAGTTGTACAGCACCACAACAGCATGAACCTGTAATCAAACACCCAAACAACAAATCAAGGTTAAAAAAACGCTAAAAAGACACAACCTTTGTTGTATTTTAGATGTCTAATTAGAGATTTAAGAACTCACCTGCTTAGCCACAGATTCACGGAGAGACTTGGAAGGAACATCAGTTAGAGAAGGTTTAGCTGGAAGCAGAGGGTCGACTAAGTTCTCTAACAGAGCTTTAATGGCGTCCTCTGTCGGACAAGCAGGTAAAGAGCAGTTTACCTCCTCCATAATCTCTCAAATCACTAAGCGCCGAAGATTCATTATACACAAAGAGTTTAAGCAAAACGTAAGTAGAAACTCAGAAATTGATagcagaggaggaagatgagAAGATAAAGTTGAGACCTTTCGATGGAAACGAAGGAGAGAAAGTGTGGAACTTTACCGGAAAAGGAAACTCTTTTTAGGATTTGTGACGAAGTTTCCCTAATTGCCGTTTTGGGTATATGAGAAGAGAAAGTTGAAAACTTTAGAAATGTGTCAGCTTTATAGGCAGAGAGAGACAGCAAGGGAAgggagaaagaggaagaagatc is part of the Raphanus sativus cultivar WK10039 chromosome 5, ASM80110v3, whole genome shotgun sequence genome and harbors:
- the LOC108862495 gene encoding uncharacterized protein LOC108862495 is translated as MEEVNCSLPACPTEDAIKALLENLVDPLLPAKPSLTDVPSKSLRESVAKQVHAVVVLYNYYHRREHPHLECLPFESFRSLTTVMRPALLPHFKESGEALLEKAIVDACSLSVSLGGASSDFSSLNKWPIRKVAVLLVDSNKTCCYLQHSSVTQGVWSLLEKTAAAAQTEEAIFQKVAFEAIKEATGINHKDIVILERHLVHSLSEEKTTVKFYIMKCTSQDKFPGEFPVEESLNCMQGPLFEKSFSEWSTNSIVEYFHVLPYASLITDWFSRREDAEFVIEKEVEDVCDEIESNGKADESDICSTEDAIRALLENLVDPLLPLKPSPTSVPSKDVRESVAKQVHAVVLLYNYYHRREHPHLECLSLESFRSLTTGMRPALLPHFKESGEDGVLEQQTVLLEKVIVDACSLSMSLDMCSDFSSLKKWPIKKVAILLVDSKKTCCYLQHSSITQGVWSLLEKTVAAQGQNEEAIFQKVAFAAIKEATGINHKDVVILERHLVHSLSEEKTTAKFYIMKCTSQDNFSGEFPVEEALKCMQGPLFEKGFSVSEWSTSFVVEYFHVLPYASLITDWFSRGEDTEFVIDKEAEAVCDEIESNGKANEPDNFDTPGRGDNAKRSNDTNARKDAAQRSSPKARKKVAPRFYSRNLRGRTVPAVEPEVETVVALKANDADNDMSPCKGSYSNGERGGGEVGSGSNYQRERDNQRKKAVTDKLKSILKLNNNNASPVSAHDLNLEELQSTLLSRATSLSETALKVLHCKRDKLTLQQRDIEDEIAECDKRIKNVRGNWELQLETILECCNEAYPRRRILQESHDNSACQSNKRLKLSEPLPSSKSMCQKLDDLCLENNWVLPNYHVSSTDGGFEAEVRIKETNFAHTICGDEKSDAEEARESAAACLLTRLHHNTRQQPPTSRH